In Nitrososphaerota archaeon, one genomic interval encodes:
- a CDS encoding N-6 DNA methylase has protein sequence MPSVNLENWDNNVHNYLKSIKTNMELGNYTEHTHRPALKMFLEAICPKIVATNEPRRIECGAPDFIITHGQSPWGYIEAKDIWTQLDETQESEQIERYRNSLSNLILTNYLEFRWFLNGVLREPVVCIASVTNDNKIEVSNEGLIELKNILLDFLNTNVRTVKDSKELASRLANLAKTLQTSIASAYAAEDEDKDEELHSHLSSIRDILVPDLTPAQFADMYAQTITYGLFAARCYCTNAEEFTREKAAYFLPKTNPFLRKLFTQIAGPDLNIRYAWIVDDIVDLLARSDMESILKDFGKSSGKEDPVVHFYETFLSVYDPTLREKRGIYYTPTPVVEYIVKSVDDVLKKDFARPDGLADPTTLVLDPACGTGTFLYFLIKLTHDRLAGQEGLWKDYVANLLERLFGFEILMTPYAIAHLKLSLELQDLGYTFNKEQRLGVYLTNSLEEGLKKSEVIFAKWLSDEANAAAAVKREKPILVVFGNPPYSGHSSNKGTWIRNLIHDYRLIDGKDIEEKNIKWLQDDYVKFIRFGQWRIEQTGQGIVAFITNHAYLDNPTFRAMRKNLIDHFTDIYVLNLNGNKNRRTTAPDGRKDENVFDIRQGVAIVILEKCPEHKSPATVSYAELWGDRDSKYSYLKTNTVLSTEWTKLQPETPDYYFVPVDRTMDSEFNQGYSLPEIFPRNNVGFVTSRDNLVIDTNLGRLEERISQLLDSSIDDEELKQKYNIQDTKDWHLSDARKKLRSDSSWKTRFAKCLYRPFDERYIFFSKDLLERTRPDISDPLLAKGNFALVSMRQVAQDDVPYSYSTVTQYPVDNRCFRSNKGIVQVFPLFVYNAKKDLVPNIGTTFREQFCKAINRNWSEKPDAEKIDPFSILCYVVATMFSNNYRTKYSELLRRNYPKIPITANYECFTKLKSLGNQLVDALTLNTGAISLLITKFPVEGPNIVESRFPIYEKDTQRVFINKTQYFEGISDSIWEYQLGGRQVCWEWLKERRGEHLSYDEMMFYQRMIVCIARLIELSEKIDQTLDEYGGAVIPRSVSTESTLSDFVD, from the coding sequence GTGCCATCTGTTAATCTGGAAAACTGGGACAACAACGTTCACAACTATCTAAAGTCGATAAAGACTAACATGGAGCTAGGAAACTATACTGAGCACACGCATAGACCAGCCTTGAAAATGTTTCTTGAGGCCATTTGCCCTAAGATTGTGGCAACCAATGAGCCAAGAAGAATAGAATGTGGCGCACCCGACTTCATTATAACGCACGGGCAATCTCCTTGGGGTTATATCGAAGCCAAAGATATCTGGACTCAACTTGATGAAACACAAGAATCCGAACAAATTGAGCGTTACCGTAATTCGCTTTCTAACTTAATACTGACAAATTATCTTGAGTTTCGCTGGTTCCTAAACGGCGTGCTCAGAGAACCGGTGGTCTGCATTGCAAGTGTCACAAATGACAATAAAATAGAGGTGTCTAACGAAGGGCTGATTGAACTTAAGAACATCCTCCTAGATTTTCTTAATACCAACGTTAGAACTGTTAAGGACTCCAAAGAACTTGCTAGTCGGTTAGCCAATCTCGCAAAGACGTTGCAAACATCTATTGCTAGCGCATATGCAGCCGAAGATGAAGATAAAGATGAAGAGTTGCATAGCCATCTTTCATCGATCCGCGATATACTGGTGCCTGATCTTACTCCAGCTCAATTTGCTGATATGTATGCACAGACAATCACTTATGGATTATTTGCCGCAAGATGTTACTGCACAAATGCTGAGGAATTCACCCGTGAGAAAGCCGCATATTTCCTCCCGAAGACAAACCCGTTCCTTCGAAAGTTATTCACCCAGATAGCCGGGCCGGACCTGAATATCAGATATGCTTGGATTGTGGATGACATTGTGGACTTATTGGCCAGAAGCGACATGGAGTCAATTCTCAAGGACTTCGGAAAATCAAGTGGAAAGGAGGATCCTGTAGTTCACTTCTATGAGACCTTTCTTTCCGTGTATGACCCCACCCTCAGGGAGAAACGGGGCATATATTATACCCCAACACCAGTTGTGGAATATATAGTAAAGTCAGTAGACGATGTTCTCAAAAAGGATTTCGCAAGACCAGATGGCTTGGCGGATCCTACTACGCTTGTCCTAGATCCAGCCTGCGGTACTGGAACTTTCCTTTACTTCTTGATCAAACTTACACATGATCGCTTGGCTGGACAAGAAGGTTTGTGGAAAGATTACGTTGCAAATTTACTCGAGCGTTTATTTGGATTCGAGATTTTAATGACGCCTTATGCGATAGCGCATTTAAAGCTGAGCTTGGAATTGCAGGATTTAGGATACACATTCAACAAGGAGCAACGATTAGGTGTATACCTCACTAATAGCCTCGAAGAGGGGTTGAAGAAATCCGAAGTCATATTTGCAAAGTGGCTAAGTGATGAAGCAAATGCAGCTGCCGCTGTTAAGCGAGAGAAACCTATCTTGGTCGTTTTTGGTAATCCGCCTTATTCTGGGCATTCATCTAACAAAGGTACGTGGATTAGGAACCTAATACATGATTACAGATTAATAGATGGTAAAGACATAGAGGAGAAGAACATTAAATGGTTACAGGATGACTATGTCAAATTCATCAGATTCGGTCAATGGCGGATTGAACAAACAGGACAGGGAATAGTTGCATTCATAACAAACCATGCTTATCTGGATAACCCTACTTTTCGTGCAATGAGAAAGAACCTGATTGATCATTTCACTGATATCTACGTCTTAAACTTGAATGGAAACAAGAATCGTCGCACTACAGCTCCTGATGGCCGGAAAGACGAGAATGTATTTGATATAAGACAAGGCGTCGCCATCGTGATCCTCGAGAAGTGCCCCGAACACAAATCACCCGCAACAGTTTCTTATGCAGAATTATGGGGTGACAGAGATAGTAAGTATTCTTATCTCAAAACAAATACTGTATTAAGTACTGAGTGGACTAAACTCCAGCCTGAAACACCTGACTACTACTTTGTTCCAGTCGATAGGACTATGGACTCAGAGTTTAATCAGGGATACTCCTTGCCAGAAATATTCCCGAGGAACAACGTAGGATTCGTCACGTCGAGGGATAATTTAGTAATTGACACGAATCTAGGTAGACTTGAAGAGAGAATTAGTCAACTATTGGATTCTAGTATAGATGATGAGGAGCTGAAACAGAAATACAATATCCAAGACACTAAAGATTGGCATCTGTCTGATGCGAGGAAAAAGCTTAGATCTGACTCATCTTGGAAAACACGGTTTGCTAAGTGTCTATACCGACCTTTTGATGAAAGATACATCTTCTTCTCTAAGGATCTTTTAGAAAGGACAAGACCAGACATATCTGATCCATTACTAGCAAAGGGTAACTTTGCGTTGGTAAGTATGAGACAGGTTGCACAGGACGACGTACCATACTCCTATTCGACAGTCACTCAATACCCGGTCGATAACCGATGTTTTAGAAGTAACAAAGGGATAGTACAAGTCTTTCCTCTGTTTGTATACAACGCGAAAAAGGATTTAGTCCCTAATATTGGCACCACATTCAGAGAACAATTTTGTAAGGCAATAAATAGGAACTGGAGTGAAAAACCTGACGCTGAGAAAATAGATCCATTCTCAATTCTTTGTTATGTAGTTGCCACTATGTTCTCCAACAATTACAGGACAAAGTATTCCGAGCTTCTTAGAAGGAACTACCCTAAGATTCCGATAACAGCAAACTATGAATGTTTTACAAAGCTAAAGAGCCTAGGAAATCAACTTGTAGATGCTCTAACACTGAACACAGGAGCAATTTCTCTGCTGATCACAAAATTCCCAGTGGAGGGCCCCAATATAGTGGAATCGAGGTTTCCAATCTATGAGAAGGATACTCAGCGAGTCTTCATCAATAAAACGCAATACTTCGAAGGTATTTCTGACTCGATTTGGGAGTATCAACTTGGAGGTCGACAAGTTTGTTGGGAATGGCTCAAGGAGCGTAGAGGCGAGCATCTATCCTATGACGAGATGATGTTTTACCAGAGAATGATAGTTTGTATTGCTCGCCTCATCGAATTATCGGAAAAGATTGACCAAACACTAGATGAATATGGGGGAGCGGTTATTCCAAGGTCCGTTTCGACTGAGTCGACGCTGTCTGATTTTGTCGACTAG
- a CDS encoding DUF87 domain-containing protein, protein MRKILGQPSEKKAVEKEEPQTQGANETSRLQNRHTYTFGTDREGKEYGIFKQDRVHTAVFGFPGTGKSTFLLSLIVQHVQDGSGFTLMDPHGDLAKKVLTFIPRDQWDRVVYIDPMTAFQYGSVVKINFLQLSGELDRSLVARSFMDSLAKIYQRFWGPRLDMILLNALYALLDQDEVRLTDLYYIIADEAVRDTYLQNVKDPKVLTFWCNEYKRMPRDASSAVLTKIYRIIQEKIITPIFDAYESSIDFRQLMDESKYVIVNLGEGRITSDLSNFLGSLILARLFFAGMSREDTPEEKRVPHYIYIDEAHRFTTTSTKDILEALRKYKVYATIASQYVDQYPKEISKAIPSLCDTMICFRVGKETAQTLEEFFQPYYTYEQLVSLPNFWFAASAKVKGVKEFAALKTIDITHSNQSSVQQQQQEEVVKHSLRIYGRPVVKEQYTSAASQTQSQHQQKLAYPKWFKPSSWNVLAVLFFENGEWTQEELATKLLRDRGLDCKTVEKAVHLLESEGFITYRDEEKHWKEKADGGEEGESVEKDRQRRERYYSISPKGIEQFRTLPQGQRGGSDLHLILIRKRVDMYHRDGFYCIIDTGQQPARKLPDILVYPYLEVDTSKGGREINPEIWDTPHRFAVEVEAEPEKHLERVYENWEKNLDLGLPTVFVVDSEKRWEDIRKMFEEKGKGRNIVENILEKHVAGNIQIDIQPITTDANVTTTAEPSSATTAPLDQTATSEATAAVVPQKLETDLSDVAGASSASQNGDDVQSSSSRSASRVQLEIERINRYKQEGFTLKVTKHGKGRYLSARKTEQGRRVEEYIGAIDGPLLEAVLKTQPDLLAQE, encoded by the coding sequence TTGAGGAAAATATTGGGGCAGCCTTCAGAGAAGAAGGCTGTTGAAAAGGAGGAACCACAAACACAAGGAGCGAACGAGACTTCCCGCCTCCAAAATCGTCATACCTACACCTTTGGAACCGATCGTGAAGGAAAGGAGTACGGAATCTTCAAGCAGGATCGGGTGCATACGGCGGTGTTCGGCTTCCCTGGCACAGGGAAAAGCACCTTTCTTCTCAGCCTAATCGTCCAACATGTGCAGGATGGGAGCGGATTTACGCTGATGGATCCTCATGGTGACTTGGCAAAGAAGGTTCTCACCTTCATCCCCAGAGATCAGTGGGACCGAGTAGTATACATCGATCCGATGACAGCTTTTCAGTACGGCTCCGTGGTCAAGATCAACTTTCTCCAGCTTTCAGGAGAACTTGATCGGAGCTTGGTGGCGAGGAGCTTTATGGATTCTTTGGCAAAGATCTACCAGCGGTTCTGGGGCCCGCGGCTGGACATGATTTTGCTGAATGCCCTGTATGCTCTGCTTGATCAGGATGAGGTGAGGCTCACCGACCTCTACTACATCATCGCAGATGAGGCGGTTCGGGACACCTATCTGCAGAATGTGAAGGATCCGAAGGTTCTCACCTTCTGGTGCAACGAGTACAAACGGATGCCTCGCGACGCGAGCTCCGCGGTGCTCACCAAGATATACCGCATCATTCAGGAGAAAATTATTACGCCGATATTCGACGCCTACGAGAGCTCCATCGACTTCAGGCAGCTGATGGATGAGTCGAAGTACGTGATAGTGAATCTTGGCGAAGGCAGGATAACTTCTGATCTAAGCAACTTTCTTGGCTCTCTCATCCTTGCAAGGCTCTTCTTTGCAGGGATGAGCCGAGAGGATACGCCTGAGGAGAAGCGTGTGCCCCACTACATCTATATTGATGAGGCGCACAGGTTCACCACCACAAGTACGAAGGATATTCTTGAAGCGCTGAGAAAGTACAAGGTTTATGCCACCATCGCATCGCAGTATGTTGATCAGTATCCTAAGGAGATCTCAAAAGCCATACCTTCGCTTTGCGATACGATGATCTGCTTTAGGGTCGGTAAGGAGACAGCTCAGACGCTTGAAGAGTTCTTCCAGCCCTACTACACCTATGAGCAGCTGGTGTCTCTCCCCAACTTCTGGTTCGCTGCAAGCGCAAAGGTGAAGGGAGTAAAGGAGTTCGCAGCATTGAAGACAATAGATATCACGCACAGCAACCAATCCTCGGTGCAGCAACAGCAACAAGAAGAAGTGGTCAAGCACAGCCTGAGAATTTACGGGAGACCGGTTGTGAAAGAGCAGTATACTTCTGCTGCTTCTCAGACTCAATCTCAACATCAGCAGAAGCTTGCTTATCCTAAGTGGTTCAAACCGTCAAGCTGGAACGTGTTGGCAGTGCTCTTCTTTGAGAATGGCGAGTGGACGCAAGAGGAGCTAGCCACTAAGCTGCTGAGGGACCGGGGTCTAGACTGCAAAACTGTGGAGAAGGCGGTTCACCTGCTGGAGAGTGAGGGGTTCATCACTTACAGGGATGAGGAGAAGCACTGGAAAGAAAAGGCGGATGGGGGTGAGGAAGGAGAAAGTGTTGAGAAGGATAGGCAGAGGAGGGAGAGATACTACAGCATATCTCCCAAAGGCATCGAGCAGTTCCGTACTCTTCCTCAGGGGCAGAGGGGAGGCAGCGATCTTCACCTCATCCTCATCCGAAAGAGAGTCGACATGTATCATCGGGACGGCTTTTACTGCATCATCGACACCGGTCAGCAGCCTGCGAGAAAACTACCTGACATCTTAGTCTACCCGTATCTGGAGGTGGACACATCGAAAGGTGGACGAGAAATAAACCCGGAGATATGGGATACGCCCCATAGATTTGCTGTGGAGGTTGAAGCTGAACCTGAGAAGCATCTTGAGAGGGTCTATGAGAACTGGGAGAAGAACCTAGACCTTGGACTGCCAACAGTCTTTGTTGTTGACAGCGAAAAGAGATGGGAAGATATTCGGAAAATGTTTGAGGAGAAAGGGAAAGGCAGGAATATCGTTGAGAACATTTTAGAAAAGCACGTAGCAGGAAACATACAGATCGATATCCAACCCATAACAACAGATGCAAACGTAACAACTACAGCGGAACCATCATCAGCAACAACAGCCCCGCTAGACCAAACCGCAACATCCGAGGCAACAGCAGCGGTAGTACCGCAAAAACTAGAAACAGATCTATCTGACGTTGCTGGTGCTTCATCAGCCAGTCAAAACGGTGATGACGTTCAATCCAGCAGCAGCCGTTCTGCCAGCAGAGTTCAGTTGGAGATAGAAAGAATCAATCGCTACAAACAGGAAGGTTTCACTCTAAAAGTAACGAAGCATGGTAAGGGGCGTTACCTCTCTGCTCGCAAAACCGAGCAGGGGCGAAGGGTAGAGGAGTACATCGGAGCAATAGACGGCCCGTTACTTGAAGCAGTCTTGAAAACGCAGCCCGACCTTCTAGCTCAGGAATAA
- a CDS encoding ribbon-helix-helix domain-containing protein: protein MENHDGDHDDDNSKLLLHVSVDLQQPLPQMLKQAMEKAGFKNRSEFVRTAIKEKVDKILLQSRVFAILPLFSFFFPLDQNFAFFTWLAGVVVISALSSILVQLVRAESAEEQARAQKVIAGGVLGGAVMFLAKPVAFWLTGIDPTAPGSNLPAALITMVNNLLTLLQYLGGVVVVGGLIYGGIQLARRSRKASK from the coding sequence TTGGAAAATCATGATGGTGATCATGACGACGACAATAGCAAGCTTCTTCTTCACGTTTCAGTAGACCTTCAGCAGCCTTTGCCACAGATGCTTAAGCAGGCTATGGAAAAGGCCGGGTTCAAGAATAGATCTGAGTTTGTCCGGACAGCGATAAAGGAGAAGGTTGACAAGATTCTTCTGCAAAGCCGGGTCTTTGCGATCTTACCCTTATTTTCATTCTTCTTTCCCCTTGATCAAAACTTTGCGTTCTTCACTTGGCTGGCTGGAGTAGTCGTGATTTCCGCTCTTTCTTCAATACTTGTGCAGCTGGTGAGAGCCGAGAGCGCGGAGGAGCAGGCTAGGGCGCAGAAGGTGATTGCAGGAGGCGTTCTAGGAGGGGCTGTGATGTTTCTAGCCAAACCTGTAGCGTTCTGGCTCACAGGCATAGATCCTACCGCTCCCGGCAGCAACCTACCAGCAGCTCTAATCACGATGGTGAACAACCTCCTCACTCTGCTGCAGTATTTGGGCGGCGTAGTAGTCGTAGGCGGGTTGATCTACGGAGGCATCCAGCTTGCAAGAAGAAGCAGAAAGGCTTCCAAGTAA